One Bosea sp. 685 DNA segment encodes these proteins:
- a CDS encoding circularly permuted type 2 ATP-grasp protein: MALQGRSPSTRVKAERRNALLAGYRPLAGAYDEFMAQDGSIRPHWEPFLTEWSALSQDELNQRFGLADRHVHDTGVSYRVHGDIDERDPQAGERAWPLSHVPLVMTGAEWQTIAAGVAQRAQLLASLLDDIYGPGEMVAKGLLPAAVVTGSPDYLRPLHGAPDGGSLQLYAADLGRGPDGRWWVLGDRAQAPSGAGYALENRLALARAFPDLFRTMNIERLATFFQGFRAGLVAKSRRVEPRICLLTPGPLNESYFEQAYLARYLGFLLVEGGDLMMRDGRIHVRTIAGPKRADVIWRRIDGDFSDPLELNARSALGVAGLVQAVRQGHVHVANGLGSGVVEARALMGFLPKLGKQLLGEEMILPNVATWWCGQPRERAAVLDRLDEMSIAPAFRSAGSGLDSDPILAGELPAAERAALRARIEARGMDYVGQEVVRLSTMPVFQNGRLQPHPVTLRVFAAATPDGWKVMPGGFCRISDEPDARAVSMRSGVRSSDVWVTSDTPVEQVSLLPSGDRIAIRRVVGTLPSRAADNLFWLGRYLERTEATLRLVRALLGRLIDADTTNPTRPDTVRRLANLLVAWGAAPAAKASTAKGSTARNLTSAKGSPVLAQATSALYDAAEYGSARANVGEARRTASVIRERLSIDAWRLFGDLQRQLTLEPGRQPSEGEVYEVADRALKTLAAFSGLSQENMVRGAGWRFLDIGRRLERGVATCRFARHFAETTAQSDGLDALLDLTDSQITYRSRYMLGASLQPVLDLVMLDPYNPRSVAFQVDRLDIEIAHLPSLTEDGMLEAPRRLVLKLAAECRTSEASRLDRTSILLFEQLLMGLSSAIADRYFLQNSGPEGSRLTGIA, encoded by the coding sequence TGGCGCAGGATGGCAGCATCCGCCCACATTGGGAGCCGTTCCTGACGGAATGGAGCGCGCTCTCGCAAGACGAGCTCAACCAGCGCTTTGGCCTCGCCGACCGCCATGTCCACGACACCGGCGTCTCCTACCGCGTTCATGGCGATATCGACGAGCGCGATCCGCAGGCTGGCGAGCGCGCCTGGCCATTGAGCCATGTGCCACTGGTGATGACCGGGGCGGAATGGCAGACCATCGCGGCCGGCGTCGCGCAACGCGCGCAATTGCTGGCCTCATTGCTCGACGACATCTACGGTCCCGGCGAGATGGTCGCGAAGGGCCTGCTGCCGGCGGCGGTCGTCACGGGGAGCCCGGACTATCTGCGCCCGCTCCACGGCGCGCCGGATGGCGGCTCCCTGCAGCTCTACGCCGCCGATCTCGGCCGCGGGCCGGATGGGCGCTGGTGGGTGCTGGGCGACCGCGCCCAGGCGCCGTCAGGCGCCGGCTACGCGCTGGAGAACCGGCTGGCGCTGGCGCGCGCCTTTCCCGACCTGTTCCGGACGATGAACATCGAGCGGCTCGCCACTTTCTTCCAGGGCTTCCGTGCCGGGCTCGTCGCCAAGTCCAGGCGCGTCGAGCCGCGCATCTGCCTGCTGACGCCCGGGCCGCTGAACGAGAGCTATTTCGAGCAGGCCTATCTCGCGCGCTATCTCGGCTTCCTGCTCGTCGAGGGCGGCGACCTGATGATGCGCGACGGACGCATCCATGTCCGCACCATTGCCGGCCCCAAGCGCGCCGACGTGATCTGGCGGCGCATCGATGGCGATTTCTCCGACCCGCTTGAACTGAATGCGCGCTCGGCGCTGGGCGTGGCCGGACTCGTGCAGGCGGTGCGCCAGGGCCATGTCCATGTCGCCAACGGGCTCGGTTCCGGCGTCGTCGAGGCGCGTGCACTGATGGGCTTCCTGCCCAAATTGGGCAAGCAGCTTCTCGGCGAGGAGATGATCCTGCCCAATGTCGCGACCTGGTGGTGCGGCCAGCCGCGCGAGCGTGCCGCCGTGCTCGACCGCCTGGACGAGATGAGCATCGCGCCGGCCTTCCGCTCCGCCGGGAGCGGTCTCGACAGCGATCCGATCCTGGCGGGAGAACTGCCGGCGGCCGAGCGCGCCGCCTTGCGGGCGCGGATCGAGGCGCGCGGGATGGATTATGTCGGCCAGGAGGTGGTGCGGCTCTCGACCATGCCGGTCTTCCAGAACGGCCGTTTGCAGCCGCACCCTGTCACCTTGCGCGTCTTCGCCGCCGCCACGCCCGATGGCTGGAAGGTCATGCCCGGCGGCTTCTGCCGCATCTCCGACGAGCCCGATGCTCGCGCCGTCAGCATGCGCAGCGGCGTGCGCTCCAGCGATGTCTGGGTCACCTCGGATACGCCCGTCGAGCAGGTCAGCCTGCTGCCCAGCGGCGACCGCATCGCGATCCGCCGCGTCGTCGGGACCTTGCCGAGCCGCGCCGCCGACAATCTGTTCTGGCTCGGGCGCTATCTCGAGCGGACGGAGGCGACGCTGCGGCTCGTGCGCGCCTTGCTCGGCCGCCTGATCGACGCCGACACGACCAATCCCACCCGGCCCGACACGGTGCGCCGCCTCGCCAATCTCCTGGTCGCCTGGGGCGCGGCGCCTGCGGCCAAAGCCTCGACAGCGAAGGGCTCGACCGCCCGCAATCTCACGAGTGCCAAGGGCTCGCCGGTTCTGGCGCAGGCGACCTCCGCGCTCTACGACGCAGCCGAATACGGCTCGGCCCGCGCTAATGTCGGCGAGGCGCGGCGCACCGCCTCCGTCATCCGCGAGCGGCTTTCGATCGACGCCTGGCGGCTGTTCGGCGATTTGCAGCGTCAATTGACGCTTGAGCCCGGACGGCAGCCCAGCGAAGGCGAAGTCTACGAGGTTGCGGATCGCGCCTTGAAGACGCTCGCCGCCTTCTCCGGCCTGAGCCAGGAGAACATGGTGCGCGGCGCGGGCTGGCGCTTCCTCGACATCGGCCGGCGACTGGAGCGTGGCGTCGCGACCTGCCGCTTCGCCCGCCATTTCGCCGAGACGACGGCCCAGAGCGACGGCCTCGACGCCCTGCTCGACCTGACCGATTCGCAGATCACCTACCGCTCGCGCTACATGCTCGGCGCGAGCCTGCAGCCGGTGCTCGATCTGGTCATGCTCGACCCCTATAATCCCCGCTCCGTCGCCTTCCAGGTCGATCGTCTCGACATCGAGATCGCGCATCTGCCGTCGCTGACGGAAGATGGCATGCTGGAAGCGCCGCGCCGGCTCGTGCTGAAGCTCGCGGCAGAATGCCGGACATCGGAGGCTAGCCGGCTCGACCGCACCAGCATCCTGCTGTTCGAGCAATTGCTGATGGGGCTGTCGAGCGCGATCGCCGACCGCTACTTCCTCCAGAACAGCGGGCCGGAAGGCTCAAGGCTGACAGGCATCGCGTGA
- a CDS encoding transglutaminase family protein, translated as MIYDVRHLTTYGYSRPVPFARCILRLLPRDDGGQTVRKSELVVTPRPAERIDGICFFGNQMTTLTISKAHRELKVEMRARVEVNRPAPPFPGLTRHWEEVGALALASTSLAPESPTHHLYPSRLVPQVGEVVDYARKSFSPLRPVLEAASELMARIRADFTYDPDATEVTTPLAEAFRQRHGVCQDFAHIMIAGLRGLGLPAAYVSGYIRTIPPPGQKRLEGSDASHAWVTLWCGPETGWIGLDPTNDLIVADDHIVTAFGRDYADVSPLDGVLIGPGSQKVGVAVDVIPIG; from the coding sequence GTGATCTACGACGTTCGTCACCTGACCACCTACGGCTATAGCCGTCCGGTGCCTTTCGCGCGTTGCATCCTGCGTCTTCTGCCGCGCGACGATGGCGGGCAGACAGTGCGGAAGAGCGAGCTCGTCGTGACGCCCCGCCCGGCCGAGCGCATCGACGGGATCTGCTTCTTCGGCAACCAGATGACGACGCTGACGATCTCCAAGGCGCATCGCGAATTGAAGGTCGAGATGCGCGCCCGCGTCGAGGTCAACCGGCCCGCACCGCCCTTTCCGGGCCTGACCCGGCATTGGGAGGAGGTCGGCGCGCTGGCCCTGGCCTCGACGAGCCTGGCGCCCGAATCCCCGACGCATCACCTCTATCCGAGCCGGCTGGTGCCGCAGGTCGGCGAGGTCGTCGACTATGCCCGCAAGAGCTTTTCGCCGCTGCGGCCGGTGCTGGAGGCGGCTTCCGAGCTGATGGCGCGGATCCGTGCCGACTTCACCTACGACCCTGATGCAACCGAGGTTACGACGCCGCTGGCCGAGGCCTTCCGCCAGCGCCACGGCGTCTGCCAGGATTTCGCGCATATCATGATCGCCGGCCTGCGCGGGCTCGGCCTGCCCGCCGCCTATGTCAGCGGCTATATCCGCACGATCCCGCCGCCGGGCCAGAAGCGCCTCGAAGGCTCGGATGCGAGCCATGCCTGGGTCACGCTCTGGTGCGGACCGGAGACCGGCTGGATCGGGCTCGACCCGACCAATGACCTGATCGTCGCCGACGACCATATCGTCACCGCCTTCGGCCGCGACTATGCCGATGTCTCGCCGCTCGACGGCGTGCTGATCGGCCCCGGCTCACAGAAGGTCGGCGTCGCTGTCGACGTCATCCCCATCGGATGA
- a CDS encoding helix-turn-helix domain-containing protein, with protein sequence MPPRFQKPFHSPACPVEAALGLIGGKWKGIVLYHLLGGTLRFNAIRRSISGVTQRMLTAQLRELEADGLIVRVVFAEVPPRVEYSLSAKGRTLEPVIMALRAWGEEHVMPPDDAEAAA encoded by the coding sequence ATGCCGCCTCGTTTCCAGAAACCGTTCCACTCCCCGGCCTGCCCGGTTGAGGCCGCCCTGGGCCTGATCGGCGGCAAGTGGAAGGGGATCGTGCTCTATCACCTGCTCGGAGGCACGCTGCGCTTCAACGCCATCCGCCGCAGCATTTCGGGCGTGACGCAGCGCATGCTGACCGCTCAGCTGCGCGAGCTGGAGGCGGACGGTCTCATCGTCCGCGTCGTCTTCGCCGAGGTGCCCCCGCGTGTCGAATACAGCCTGTCGGCCAAGGGGCGGACGCTGGAACCGGTCATCATGGCGCTCAGGGCATGGGGCGAGGAGCATGTGATGCCGCCGGATGATGCGGAGGCCGCAGCCTGA
- a CDS encoding glutathione S-transferase family protein: protein MTAATLTISSKNYSSWSLRGWLLCQMAGLAVEERMLSVDDPSARAELLLLSPSFLVPCLTHDEIKVWDTLAIAAYLDEISPQAGLLPGGAKARAHCRAICGEMHSGFANLRSALPMNLKAHYPGFKIWAGAQADIDRVTEIWRDCLETYGGPYLFGDALSMADAMYAPVCLRFLTYDVPLDSVSAAYCQTIAQWPALKSWIEAAKSEPEELEELDAEF, encoded by the coding sequence ATGACCGCCGCGACCCTGACCATCAGCAGCAAGAACTACTCGTCATGGTCGCTGCGCGGCTGGCTGCTCTGCCAGATGGCCGGGCTCGCAGTCGAGGAGCGTATGCTCTCGGTCGATGATCCCTCCGCCCGCGCTGAACTCCTGCTGCTGTCGCCATCCTTCCTGGTGCCGTGCCTGACGCATGACGAGATCAAGGTCTGGGACACGCTCGCGATCGCCGCCTATCTCGACGAGATCAGCCCGCAGGCTGGCCTGCTGCCCGGGGGAGCCAAGGCGCGCGCCCATTGCCGCGCCATCTGCGGCGAGATGCATTCGGGCTTCGCCAATCTGCGCTCGGCCCTGCCGATGAACCTGAAGGCGCATTATCCCGGCTTCAAGATCTGGGCCGGGGCGCAGGCCGATATCGACCGCGTCACCGAGATCTGGCGCGATTGCCTGGAGACCTATGGCGGCCCCTATCTCTTCGGGGATGCGTTGAGTATGGCGGATGCGATGTACGCCCCCGTCTGCCTGCGCTTCCTGACCTATGACGTGCCGCTCGATTCCGTCAGCGCGGCCTATTGCCAGACGATCGCGCAATGGCCGGCGCTGAAAAGCTGGATCGAGGCGGCGAAATCCGAGCCGGAGGAGCTGGAGGAGCTCGACGCGGAGTTCTGA
- a CDS encoding aldehyde dehydrogenase family protein has product MTEMFKNLIAGEWASAGNASRNINPSNTNDVVGEYAQGSVEQMNDAVAAAKAAFPAWSRSGPQERYEILKKASDEILARKEELGRLLSREEGKTLAEGIGEAGRAGQIFAFFAGECLRLGGEAVPSVRPGVGVEITREPVGVIGMITPWNFPIAIPAWKIAPALAYGNCVVIKPADLVPGSAWALVDIIQRAGLPKGVLNLVMGRGSVVGQALLQHKDVHAISFTGSVSTGRKVAEACIASSPMKKVQLEMGGKNPLVVLDDADLKIAVEAAVTGAYFSTGQRCTASSRLIVQAGIHDRFVEACIERLKGVVVDDALKSGTHIGPVVDQSQLDQDLKYIQIAKDEGGKLAWGGEVLKRETPGFYLQPALFTETTNAMRISREEVFGPVANVIRVKDYEEALHLANDTEFGLSAGICTTSLKYATHFKRNSEAGMVMVNLATAGVDYHVPFGGRKGSSYGPREQGAYAKEMYTTVKTAYTLA; this is encoded by the coding sequence ATGACCGAGATGTTCAAGAACCTGATCGCCGGCGAATGGGCCAGCGCCGGCAACGCCTCGCGCAACATCAATCCGTCCAACACCAACGATGTTGTCGGCGAGTATGCGCAGGGCTCCGTCGAGCAGATGAACGACGCGGTCGCGGCCGCCAAGGCTGCTTTCCCGGCCTGGAGCCGCTCGGGTCCGCAGGAACGCTACGAGATCCTCAAGAAGGCCTCCGACGAGATCCTCGCCCGCAAGGAAGAGCTCGGCCGCCTGCTCTCGCGCGAAGAGGGCAAGACGCTGGCCGAGGGCATCGGCGAGGCCGGCCGGGCCGGCCAGATCTTCGCCTTCTTCGCCGGCGAGTGCCTTCGTCTCGGCGGCGAAGCCGTCCCATCGGTACGTCCCGGCGTCGGCGTCGAAATCACCCGCGAGCCGGTCGGCGTCATCGGCATGATCACGCCCTGGAATTTCCCGATCGCGATCCCGGCCTGGAAGATCGCGCCGGCGCTGGCCTATGGCAATTGCGTCGTCATCAAGCCGGCCGATCTCGTGCCGGGCTCGGCCTGGGCCTTGGTCGATATCATCCAGCGCGCCGGCCTGCCCAAGGGCGTGCTCAACCTCGTCATGGGGCGCGGCTCGGTCGTCGGCCAGGCGCTGCTGCAGCACAAGGACGTGCATGCGATCTCCTTCACCGGCTCGGTCTCGACCGGCCGCAAGGTCGCCGAGGCCTGCATCGCCTCCTCGCCGATGAAGAAGGTCCAGCTCGAAATGGGTGGCAAGAACCCGCTCGTGGTGCTGGACGATGCCGACCTCAAGATCGCGGTCGAGGCCGCCGTCACCGGCGCCTATTTCTCCACCGGCCAGCGCTGCACGGCCTCCTCGCGCCTGATCGTCCAGGCCGGCATCCATGACCGCTTCGTCGAAGCCTGCATCGAGCGCCTGAAGGGCGTCGTGGTCGACGATGCGCTGAAAAGCGGCACTCATATCGGCCCGGTCGTCGACCAGAGCCAGCTCGACCAGGACCTGAAATACATCCAGATCGCCAAGGACGAAGGCGGCAAGCTCGCCTGGGGCGGCGAAGTTCTCAAGCGCGAAACGCCCGGCTTCTATCTCCAGCCGGCGCTGTTCACCGAGACGACCAACGCCATGCGCATCTCGCGCGAGGAGGTCTTCGGCCCCGTCGCCAACGTCATCCGCGTCAAGGATTACGAGGAGGCGCTTCACCTCGCCAACGACACCGAGTTCGGCCTCTCGGCCGGCATCTGCACCACCTCGCTGAAGTATGCGACGCATTTCAAGCGCAACAGCGAGGCCGGCATGGTGATGGTCAACCTCGCCACGGCCGGCGTCGACTATCACGTGCCCTTCGGCGGCCGGAAGGGTTCGAGCTACGGCCCGCGCGAGCAGGGCGCCTACGCCAAGGAAATGTATACGACGGTCAAGACGGCCTACACGCTGGCCTGA
- a CDS encoding chloride channel protein, with protein MTSVADTLSARTASRTRPQRLRRNGRAAYLRFRRNLPRLLRSDDISLVLLAALIGVGAGLLVTAMVGVSKALHAAFFATRHGEVSGAVFVDPLRAVGMPVLGGLVMGAIGLLLARRGRGTVVDPVEANALHGGRLSLKDSLILVVQTMVSNGFGASVGMEAGYTQGGAAFASGLGRLLRVRRADLRMLVGCGTAGAIAAAFDAPLTGAFYAFELIIVTYTVGSLAPVVVASICAVGVTRLFLTPVTLQFGFSGPLSGSDYVLVMIMGILCAGLGIVLMRGVALAESLFRRSRIPLALRPAVGGLLVGLMALVTPAVLSSGHSALHVGFDAYYPAGFLVLVIVLKSLASAISIGSGFRGGLFFASLFIGAMFGKLVAVIWITGFGLQTPSVVIAVIGMSAMATAVVGGPLTMSFLALETTGSLPLTVAVLAASVLSSMTVRRTFGYSFATWRFHLRGETIRSAADIGWMRELSVGRMMRRDVRTVPATLTLEQFRRDFPLGANQRAVLVDELGRYAGIVLVADAYGADAHGADVAVEAIAELARNRKDVLLPHMNIREAASLFATSQTEELVVVDGRESLRVLGLLTEQFALRRYNAELDRQSRDLTGI; from the coding sequence ATGACGAGCGTTGCTGACACTCTAAGCGCCAGGACCGCCAGCCGGACCCGGCCGCAGCGGCTCCGCCGCAATGGCCGCGCCGCCTATCTTCGCTTCCGGCGCAATCTGCCGCGCCTGCTGCGCAGCGACGACATCTCGCTCGTGCTCCTGGCTGCACTGATCGGGGTCGGGGCAGGGCTGCTCGTCACGGCGATGGTCGGCGTCTCCAAGGCGCTGCATGCCGCCTTCTTCGCGACGCGCCATGGCGAGGTCAGCGGGGCGGTCTTCGTCGATCCGCTGCGAGCCGTCGGCATGCCGGTTCTGGGTGGTCTGGTGATGGGGGCGATCGGCCTCCTCCTGGCCCGTCGCGGCCGCGGCACGGTGGTCGATCCGGTCGAGGCGAATGCGCTTCATGGCGGGCGCCTGTCGCTGAAGGACAGCCTGATCCTGGTGGTCCAGACCATGGTCTCGAACGGCTTTGGCGCCTCCGTCGGCATGGAGGCGGGCTATACCCAGGGCGGCGCGGCCTTCGCGTCGGGCCTTGGGCGGCTTCTCCGTGTCCGGCGGGCCGATCTGCGCATGCTGGTCGGCTGCGGCACGGCGGGCGCGATCGCTGCCGCCTTCGATGCACCCTTGACCGGCGCCTTCTATGCCTTCGAGCTGATCATCGTGACCTATACGGTCGGCTCATTGGCGCCTGTCGTCGTCGCCTCGATCTGCGCGGTCGGCGTCACGCGGCTGTTCCTCACCCCTGTGACGCTGCAGTTCGGCTTTTCCGGCCCGCTCTCGGGCTCCGACTACGTGCTGGTGATGATCATGGGCATCCTCTGTGCAGGTCTCGGCATCGTGCTGATGCGCGGCGTCGCGCTCGCCGAAAGCCTGTTCCGCCGCAGCCGGATTCCACTGGCGCTGCGGCCTGCGGTCGGCGGCCTGCTCGTCGGGCTGATGGCGCTGGTGACGCCGGCTGTCCTCTCTTCCGGCCATTCGGCGCTGCATGTCGGCTTCGATGCCTATTATCCGGCGGGCTTTCTCGTCCTGGTGATCGTGCTGAAGTCGCTGGCATCGGCGATCTCGATCGGCTCCGGCTTTCGCGGCGGCCTCTTCTTCGCCTCGCTGTTCATCGGCGCGATGTTCGGCAAGCTCGTCGCCGTGATCTGGATCACCGGCTTTGGCCTGCAGACGCCCTCCGTGGTCATCGCCGTCATCGGCATGAGCGCGATGGCCACCGCGGTCGTCGGAGGCCCGCTGACGATGTCGTTCTTGGCGCTGGAGACGACGGGCAGCCTGCCGCTCACGGTCGCGGTGCTCGCGGCCTCCGTCCTGTCCTCGATGACGGTGCGCCGGACCTTCGGCTACTCCTTCGCCACCTGGCGCTTCCATCTGCGCGGCGAGACCATCCGCAGCGCCGCCGATATCGGCTGGATGCGGGAGCTGAGCGTCGGCCGGATGATGCGCCGGGATGTGCGCACCGTGCCCGCGACGCTGACCCTGGAGCAGTTCCGGCGCGATTTCCCGCTTGGCGCCAATCAGCGCGCCGTGCTCGTCGATGAACTGGGTCGCTATGCCGGCATCGTCCTCGTCGCTGACGCATATGGTGCCGACGCTCACGGTGCCGATGTTGCGGTCGAGGCGATTGCGGAGCTCGCCCGCAATCGCAAGGACGTCCTGCTGCCTCATATGAACATCCGCGAGGCCGCCAGCCTGTTCGCGACCTCGCAGACCGAGGAGCTCGTCGTCGTCGATGGCCGCGAATCCCTGCGGGTCCTCGGCCTGCTCACCGAACAATTCGCCCTGCGCCGCTACAACGCCGAGCTCGATCGGCAGAGCCGCGACCTGACCGGCATCTGA
- the pobA gene encoding 4-hydroxybenzoate 3-monooxygenase → MHTQVAIIGSGPAGLLLGQLLHLAGIDSVILERKDRDYVLARIRAGVLEQGTVGLIDKIGAGARLQAEGLKHDGFDLLFGGQRHRIALDRAAGGGHVTVYGQTEVTRDLMDQRATQNGRTVFEAKDVALHDFDRDRPFVSYVENGVPKRLDCDVIAGCDGYHGVSRASVPESAITSFERIYPFGWLGILADVPPVSHELIYAGGERGFALCSMRSATRSRYYVQCALDQRVEDWSDERFWDELRRRLDPASAEALVTGPSIEKSIAPLRSFVAEPMRFGRLFLAGDAAHIVPPTGAKGLNLAASDVHYLSQALIEFFIERSSAGIDAYSAKALARIWKAERFSWWLTSLMHHFPENGAFAQRMQRAELDYLVSSDHAMAALAENYVGLPY, encoded by the coding sequence TTGCACACACAGGTCGCCATCATCGGTTCGGGCCCGGCAGGGCTGCTGCTCGGCCAATTGCTGCATCTGGCCGGCATCGACAGCGTCATCCTCGAGCGCAAGGACCGCGACTATGTGCTCGCCCGCATCCGCGCCGGGGTGCTGGAACAAGGCACGGTCGGCCTGATCGACAAGATCGGTGCAGGCGCGCGCCTCCAAGCGGAAGGGCTGAAGCATGACGGCTTCGACCTGCTCTTCGGCGGCCAGCGCCATCGCATCGCGCTCGACCGCGCGGCGGGAGGCGGGCATGTCACCGTCTACGGCCAGACCGAGGTGACGCGCGATCTGATGGACCAGCGCGCGACCCAGAACGGGCGGACCGTCTTCGAGGCTAAAGACGTCGCGCTGCATGATTTCGACCGCGACAGGCCCTTCGTCAGCTATGTCGAGAACGGCGTCCCCAAGCGCCTCGACTGCGATGTCATCGCCGGTTGCGACGGCTATCACGGCGTCTCGCGCGCCAGCGTGCCGGAGAGCGCGATCACGAGCTTCGAGCGCATCTATCCGTTCGGCTGGCTCGGCATCCTCGCCGATGTGCCGCCGGTCTCGCATGAATTGATCTATGCCGGCGGAGAGCGCGGCTTCGCGCTCTGCTCGATGCGCTCGGCCACACGCAGTCGCTATTACGTGCAATGCGCACTCGATCAGCGGGTCGAGGACTGGTCGGATGAGCGCTTCTGGGACGAGTTGCGCCGCCGGCTCGACCCGGCCTCGGCGGAGGCGCTGGTGACGGGCCCCTCGATCGAGAAATCAATCGCGCCATTGCGCTCCTTCGTGGCGGAGCCGATGCGGTTCGGGCGCTTGTTCCTGGCCGGCGACGCCGCCCATATCGTGCCGCCGACCGGGGCCAAAGGGCTGAACCTCGCCGCCAGCGACGTGCACTACCTGTCACAGGCGCTGATCGAGTTCTTCATCGAGCGTTCCAGCGCCGGCATCGACGCCTATTCGGCCAAGGCGCTGGCGCGCATCTGGAAGGCCGAGCGCTTCTCCTGGTGGTTGACCTCGCTGATGCACCATTTCCCGGAGAACGGCGCCTTCGCCCAGCGCATGCAGCGCGCCGAGCTCGACTATCTCGTCTCCTCCGACCATGCCATGGCGGCGCTGGCGGAGAACTATGTCGGTCTTCCCTACTGA
- a CDS encoding zinc-binding alcohol dehydrogenase family protein, with product MRAIGYREPQPISSETSLIDLDLLAPVATGHDLLVEVKAVSVNPVDTKVRRNARPAEGEVRVLGWDAAGVVKAVGPDVKAFKPGDAVFYAGAIDRPGSNAEFQLVDERIVGIKPASLSFAEAAALPLTAITAWEALFDRIKIADAVPGAAKAVLIVGGAGGVGSIAIQLARQLTDLTVIATASRPETQAWARELGAQHVIDHGKPLAAEVEALRIGAPGLVFVTTHTLDHLPEIIKLIAPQGRIAVIDDAPALDVMPLKGKSLSLHWEMMFARSLHQTADMQAQGDLLNEVSRLVDAGRIRTTLTETFGTINAGNLKRAHALIETNRAKGKIVLEGF from the coding sequence ATGCGCGCCATCGGCTATCGTGAACCACAGCCCATCAGCTCGGAAACCAGCCTGATTGATCTCGATCTGCTCGCGCCCGTCGCGACCGGGCACGACCTTCTGGTCGAAGTGAAGGCCGTGTCGGTCAACCCGGTCGACACCAAGGTCCGCAGGAATGCCCGCCCGGCCGAGGGCGAAGTGCGCGTGCTGGGCTGGGACGCCGCCGGCGTCGTCAAGGCAGTCGGCCCCGATGTGAAGGCATTCAAGCCGGGCGACGCCGTGTTCTATGCCGGCGCGATCGACCGTCCGGGCTCCAATGCCGAGTTCCAGCTGGTCGATGAACGCATCGTCGGCATCAAACCCGCCAGCCTGAGCTTCGCGGAAGCCGCCGCCCTGCCGCTGACCGCGATCACGGCCTGGGAGGCCCTGTTCGACCGGATCAAGATCGCGGATGCGGTTCCAGGCGCGGCGAAGGCCGTGCTGATCGTCGGCGGGGCCGGCGGCGTCGGCTCGATCGCGATCCAGCTGGCGCGGCAATTGACGGACCTCACCGTGATCGCCACCGCCTCGCGGCCGGAGACGCAGGCCTGGGCCCGCGAGCTTGGCGCCCAGCATGTCATCGACCATGGCAAGCCGCTTGCCGCCGAAGTCGAAGCGCTGCGGATCGGCGCGCCCGGCCTCGTCTTCGTCACCACCCATACGCTGGATCATCTGCCGGAGATCATCAAACTGATCGCGCCGCAGGGCCGGATCGCAGTGATCGACGATGCTCCGGCGCTGGATGTCATGCCGCTGAAGGGCAAGAGCCTGTCGCTGCATTGGGAGATGATGTTCGCCCGCTCGCTGCACCAGACAGCCGACATGCAGGCGCAGGGCGATCTGCTCAACGAGGTCTCCCGGCTCGTCGATGCCGGCCGGATCCGCACTACGCTGACCGAGACCTTCGGAACGATCAATGCGGGCAATCTCAAGCGGGCTCATGCGCTGATCGAGACCAACCGCGCCAAAGGCAAGATCGTGCTGGAGGGGTTCTGA